A portion of the Bifidobacterium lemurum genome contains these proteins:
- a CDS encoding DUF6725 family protein, whose protein sequence is MALPQEIPAGSRIVVRVIDGVDPTDHRTKFRDFVGHVRAWDGRTLELTRDAAANGSRPAQRVSIEADVIATIKPVPERPDIRP, encoded by the coding sequence ATGGCGCTGCCACAGGAGATACCGGCTGGATCGCGCATTGTGGTGCGGGTGATCGACGGGGTCGACCCGACCGACCATCGCACCAAATTCCGTGATTTCGTGGGGCACGTGCGCGCATGGGACGGCCGCACGCTCGAGCTGACGCGCGACGCGGCGGCCAACGGATCACGCCCGGCCCAGCGCGTGTCCATCGAAGCCGATGTCATCGCCACCATCAAACCCGTTCCCGAACGCCCCGACATCCGCCCGTGA
- the typA gene encoding translational GTPase TypA, giving the protein MAVRGDIRNVAIVAHVDHGKTTLVNAMLQQSHVFSEREEVPDRVMDSNDLEREKGITILAKNTAVQYTGPLAEKYGHPEGITLNIIDTPGHADFGGEVERGISMVDGVVLLVDASEGPLPQTRFVLRKALEAKLPVILCVNKVDRPDARIEEVVGEASDLLLGLADDVQHEGVDLDLDALLELPVIYCAAKAGYASVNQPADGGLPDNEDLEPLFEAIISNIPAPEYEEGEPLQAHVANIDSSDFLGRLGLVRIYNGTLEKGKTYGLSRVDGSVANFRVSELLRTQGLERIPVTSAGPGDIVAVAGVNDIMIGETIVDPSDPKPLPLIHVDDPAISMTFGINDSPLAGTEGKDHKLTARMIKDRLDRELIGNVSIKVLPTDRPDAWEVQGRGELALAVLAEQMRREGYELTVGRPQVVTKTIDGVINEPMENTTIDVPEEYMGTVTQLMADRKGRMDSMTNHGSGWVRLQFTVPSRGLIGFRTALLSSTRGTGIASSISAGYAPWAGKITIRQNGSMVCDRKGIATPYAMQRLQARGNFFVDPQSPVYEGQVVGVNNKPDELDVNITLAKHMTNMRSSTADVLETLTPPIRMSLEESLDFANEDECVEVTPEAIRVRKIILNREDWYKWRAKQRRQNAQQG; this is encoded by the coding sequence ATGGCGGTTCGCGGTGATATCCGTAATGTGGCGATCGTGGCTCACGTCGACCACGGCAAGACCACGCTGGTCAATGCCATGCTCCAGCAGTCCCACGTCTTCTCCGAGCGTGAGGAGGTCCCCGACCGCGTGATGGACTCCAACGATCTGGAACGCGAGAAGGGCATCACCATCCTCGCCAAGAACACGGCCGTGCAGTACACCGGCCCGCTGGCCGAGAAGTACGGCCACCCCGAGGGCATCACCCTCAACATCATCGACACCCCCGGCCACGCCGACTTCGGCGGCGAGGTGGAACGCGGCATCTCCATGGTCGACGGCGTGGTGCTGCTCGTCGACGCTTCCGAAGGCCCGCTGCCGCAGACCCGCTTCGTGCTGCGCAAGGCCCTCGAGGCCAAGCTGCCGGTGATTCTGTGCGTCAACAAGGTGGACCGTCCCGACGCGCGCATCGAAGAGGTCGTGGGCGAGGCCTCCGACCTGCTGCTCGGCCTGGCCGACGACGTGCAGCACGAAGGCGTCGACCTCGACCTCGACGCGCTGCTCGAACTGCCGGTGATCTACTGCGCCGCCAAGGCCGGCTACGCCTCCGTGAACCAGCCCGCCGACGGCGGACTGCCCGACAACGAGGACCTCGAGCCGCTGTTCGAGGCGATCATCTCCAACATTCCCGCCCCCGAATACGAGGAGGGCGAGCCGCTGCAGGCCCATGTCGCCAACATCGACTCTTCCGACTTCCTCGGACGACTCGGCCTCGTGCGCATCTACAACGGCACGCTGGAGAAGGGCAAAACCTACGGTCTGAGCCGTGTGGACGGATCCGTCGCGAACTTCCGCGTCTCCGAGCTGCTGCGCACGCAGGGCCTGGAGCGCATCCCCGTCACCTCCGCGGGCCCCGGCGACATCGTCGCCGTCGCCGGCGTGAACGACATCATGATCGGCGAGACCATCGTCGATCCGTCCGATCCGAAGCCCCTGCCGCTCATCCATGTGGACGATCCGGCCATCTCCATGACCTTCGGCATCAACGACTCCCCGCTGGCCGGCACCGAAGGCAAGGACCACAAGCTCACCGCCCGCATGATCAAGGACCGCCTCGACCGCGAGCTCATCGGCAACGTGTCCATCAAGGTGCTGCCCACCGACCGTCCCGACGCCTGGGAGGTGCAGGGCCGCGGCGAACTCGCCCTGGCCGTGCTCGCCGAGCAGATGCGCCGCGAAGGCTACGAGCTCACCGTCGGCCGTCCGCAGGTGGTCACTAAAACCATCGACGGCGTGATCAACGAGCCGATGGAGAACACCACCATCGACGTGCCCGAGGAGTACATGGGCACCGTCACCCAGCTCATGGCCGACCGCAAGGGCCGCATGGACTCCATGACCAACCACGGCTCCGGCTGGGTGCGTCTGCAGTTCACCGTGCCGAGCCGCGGTCTGATCGGCTTCCGCACCGCCCTGCTCTCATCCACGCGCGGCACCGGCATCGCCTCGTCGATCTCCGCCGGATACGCGCCGTGGGCCGGCAAGATCACCATCCGCCAGAACGGCTCCATGGTGTGCGACCGCAAGGGCATCGCCACCCCGTACGCCATGCAGCGTCTGCAGGCGCGAGGCAACTTCTTCGTCGACCCGCAGTCCCCGGTCTACGAAGGCCAGGTCGTGGGCGTGAACAACAAGCCCGACGAGCTCGACGTGAACATCACGCTGGCCAAGCATATGACCAACATGCGCTCCTCCACCGCCGACGTGCTCGAAACCCTCACCCCGCCGATCCGCATGAGCCTCGAGGAGTCGTTGGACTTCGCCAACGAGGACGAATGCGTTGAGGTGACCCCCGAGGCGATCCGCGTGCGTAAGATCATCCTCAACCGCGAGGACTGGTACAAGTGGCGCGCCAAGCAGCGCAGGCAGAACGCTCAGCAGGGCTGA
- a CDS encoding prephenate dehydrogenase — protein MVEKTNAIEHRAPSGGDPSVIGVVGLGLIGGSLARRLVDRGRTVVAWNHRPHPYEQARRDGIICEDSLAGLVAANPDVLVLCNPLKAMPAILAELKPLLDACPNVTLTDVGSVKGMVREQVEAAGLGSRYVGAHPMAGNERSGWSAADPHLYDDALWAITVDADTAYDRFLAVARFVVDAVGDRAIVLDDDTHDRAAALISHMPHAVATALINELVDDPIRNIAAALAAGSWRDMTRVALTDPDRTRAMIEEDAANVETLLRHMATRLNAVADQLHDGDADALTEFFAAGQPFRDYKAAANTRKDISDAAAGQAESAATQPLAIPHDGWQRALLESALRGEHIVAVVDDREMRVSVRSRV, from the coding sequence GTGGTAGAGAAGACGAACGCCATCGAACATCGAGCGCCATCAGGCGGCGATCCGTCCGTCATCGGCGTGGTCGGACTCGGACTGATCGGCGGATCGCTCGCCCGCAGACTGGTCGACCGCGGACGGACGGTGGTGGCATGGAACCACCGCCCGCATCCGTACGAGCAGGCGCGCCGCGACGGCATCATCTGTGAGGATTCGCTCGCCGGGCTCGTGGCCGCGAACCCCGACGTGCTGGTGCTGTGCAATCCGCTCAAAGCCATGCCCGCCATCCTCGCCGAACTCAAACCGTTGTTGGACGCATGCCCGAACGTCACGCTCACCGATGTGGGCAGCGTCAAGGGCATGGTGCGCGAACAGGTCGAGGCCGCCGGCTTGGGGAGTCGGTATGTGGGCGCTCATCCGATGGCCGGCAACGAGCGTTCCGGCTGGAGCGCGGCCGACCCGCATCTCTACGACGATGCCCTGTGGGCGATTACCGTCGACGCGGACACGGCGTATGATCGTTTCCTCGCCGTGGCCCGGTTCGTCGTCGACGCGGTGGGAGACAGGGCGATCGTCCTCGACGACGACACCCATGACCGCGCCGCCGCGCTGATCTCCCACATGCCGCATGCGGTCGCCACCGCGCTGATCAACGAACTGGTGGATGACCCCATCCGCAACATCGCCGCCGCGCTGGCCGCCGGCTCATGGCGCGATATGACGCGCGTGGCGCTCACCGATCCCGATCGCACGCGCGCGATGATCGAAGAGGACGCGGCCAACGTCGAAACCCTGCTGCGTCATATGGCCACGCGACTCAACGCCGTGGCCGACCAGCTGCATGATGGGGACGCGGACGCATTGACGGAGTTCTTCGCCGCGGGCCAGCCGTTCAGGGACTACAAGGCGGCGGCGAACACGCGAAAGGATATCTCCGATGCCGCCGCAGGGCAGGCGGAATCCGCTGCGACGCAACCGCTGGCGATTCCCCATGACGGATGGCAGCGAGCGCTGTTGGAGTCGGCCCTGCGCGGCGAGCATATCGTCGCCGTCGTGGACGACCGTGAGATGCGCGTGTCCGTGCGCTCGCGCGTGTGA
- a CDS encoding tyrosine recombinase XerC has translation MRFDEQLHEYLSYLKANRGLSENTRKAYGSDVGECLQLLESRGIENLSEITLEDLRGWMAHESRSHARSSMARKTVAVRGFFAWAHDHGVTAADPAATLMTPKIPDTLPTVLTESQAEQLLGAPAATSERRATASPQQAVRGTAPVALRDAAILELLYATGIRVAELVGLNVADVDFANHTLKVMGKGNKQRVVPFGVPASHALQDWVEHGRCAMTRAALASSHGARKPDDAGDALFVGQRGGRLDQRVAREVVHRAAREAGVPDISPHALRHSAATHLLDGGADLREVQEMLGHSSLRTTQRYTHVSIEQLKARYGQAFPRA, from the coding sequence ATGCGTTTCGATGAACAGCTGCACGAGTATCTCTCCTATCTCAAAGCGAATCGTGGCTTGAGCGAGAACACGCGCAAGGCGTACGGTTCCGATGTGGGGGAATGCCTGCAATTGTTGGAATCGCGGGGCATCGAAAACCTGTCGGAGATCACATTGGAGGATCTGCGCGGCTGGATGGCCCACGAGTCTCGCTCGCACGCGCGCAGCAGCATGGCACGCAAAACGGTGGCGGTCCGAGGGTTCTTCGCATGGGCGCATGACCACGGCGTCACCGCCGCCGACCCGGCCGCCACGCTGATGACGCCGAAAATCCCCGACACGCTGCCCACGGTGCTCACCGAATCGCAGGCCGAACAACTGCTGGGCGCTCCCGCGGCGACATCCGAGCGGCGCGCCACGGCTTCGCCGCAGCAAGCCGTGCGCGGAACCGCGCCGGTCGCCCTACGCGACGCGGCGATTCTCGAACTGCTGTACGCCACCGGCATCCGCGTGGCCGAGCTGGTGGGATTGAACGTCGCCGACGTGGATTTCGCCAACCATACGTTGAAGGTGATGGGCAAAGGCAACAAACAGCGGGTGGTGCCCTTCGGCGTGCCCGCCTCGCACGCCCTGCAGGATTGGGTGGAGCACGGTCGGTGCGCCATGACCCGTGCGGCGCTCGCTTCCTCGCATGGCGCGCGGAAACCGGATGATGCCGGCGACGCGCTGTTCGTGGGGCAGCGTGGAGGACGGCTCGACCAACGCGTCGCGCGCGAGGTTGTGCACCGGGCCGCGCGCGAGGCCGGCGTGCCCGACATCAGCCCGCACGCCCTGCGGCACAGCGCCGCCACCCATCTGCTGGACGGCGGCGCCGATCTGCGCGAGGTGCAGGAGATGCTCGGCCACTCCTCGCTGCGCACCACGCAACGGTATACGCATGTGTCCATCGAACAGCTCAAAGCCCGCTACGGACAGGCCTTCCCCCGCGCGTAA
- a CDS encoding transglutaminase-like domain-containing protein has translation MNVNASNNPLTPIRDTDMLLRMFADALGPFDLRDGRAALEECARHAAMLRREMGWTRALPDDVFVHYVAWPRVNNERLVPCRERIWTELCGRVQGLDMEHAAIEANYWCAEHVTYAPTDGRTISPAGALNRGVGRCGEESTLLVTALRSIGIPARQIYTPRWAHCDDNHAWVEARIDGVWRFMGACEPEERLDRGWFDRAATRAMLVHTRVFSDYSCGNVNVSRSAGGDGYELLENVTDHYAPVTRLTVRVTKHDGTTPARGATVSFQLLNMAEYSTIAALDTDDSGTASLTLGKGSVRVHAAYGDSFAETTLDTAQVSSVMLTLDDESPAPDGWRLTDLTAPPSNASRAQRLTADERACGAARAARAEAMRVARLEDFARLSSTGDARMDGLLSEAGGNWPTVSAFLIADDDADRLELVRALRAKDLADVTGMQLRDAYECAKVVRSGTFSRWLADMDDDEAREIWREYVLNARVDDEELTEHRLMLHNRLTADERKRLRTDPQSLYRMLADLDESMAGPGTAPPDPDAAASAHNALEPALPLDIRDTPLRRAIAFVRACRALGVPARLDPQNRLPQCFDGSDWRTVPHTPPNRKDGAMSQAIPSPTAAPPAVLRLRAGERTSPRYAADWTLGRLCQTDHGLDYTSLDLTDHPWHDGCMTVTLDAGRYRLITTTRLPNGNQLAAERVFDVVEGDEADIELLWREPREDELVNRIELEEVALTADDGAKRTLRGLMDEHGRAGSPAVLCVLDANGSEPSIHVLDELRAYQERVGQAGEEHGPTLIVATCPEDTPPAKAIVDQLDRLLLPVTRYGCEAAIAERLARITFVDPEKLPLLVVAHGEHAKTVATYACSGYSVGSVELAVRLASR, from the coding sequence ATGAACGTCAACGCCTCGAACAATCCCCTTACGCCCATACGCGATACCGACATGCTGTTGCGCATGTTCGCCGACGCGCTGGGCCCCTTCGACCTGCGCGACGGGCGCGCGGCTCTGGAGGAGTGCGCGCGCCACGCGGCGATGCTGCGGCGTGAGATGGGCTGGACACGCGCGTTGCCCGATGACGTGTTCGTGCATTATGTGGCATGGCCGCGGGTCAACAACGAGCGTCTCGTCCCCTGCCGCGAACGGATCTGGACGGAGCTGTGCGGGCGCGTCCAAGGCTTGGATATGGAGCATGCCGCCATCGAGGCGAACTATTGGTGCGCTGAGCATGTGACCTACGCTCCCACCGACGGGCGGACCATCTCGCCGGCCGGCGCATTGAACCGCGGCGTCGGCCGGTGCGGCGAGGAGTCGACGCTGCTGGTCACGGCGCTGCGCTCGATCGGCATCCCCGCCCGGCAGATCTACACGCCGCGCTGGGCGCACTGCGACGACAACCACGCCTGGGTCGAGGCGCGCATCGACGGCGTATGGCGGTTCATGGGCGCCTGCGAGCCGGAGGAGCGGCTCGACCGCGGCTGGTTCGACCGCGCCGCCACCCGCGCGATGCTGGTGCATACGCGCGTGTTCAGCGACTATTCGTGCGGCAACGTGAACGTCTCGCGTTCGGCCGGCGGCGACGGATACGAACTGTTGGAGAACGTGACCGACCATTACGCGCCCGTCACACGGCTTACGGTGCGCGTGACGAAACATGACGGAACGACGCCGGCGCGCGGGGCGACCGTGTCGTTCCAACTGCTCAATATGGCCGAATACTCGACGATCGCAGCCCTCGACACGGATGATTCGGGGACGGCGTCGCTGACGTTGGGCAAAGGCTCCGTGCGCGTGCACGCCGCGTATGGCGACAGCTTCGCCGAAACGACGCTGGACACGGCACAGGTCTCTTCGGTGATGCTCACATTGGACGACGAGTCCCCAGCCCCGGACGGATGGCGGCTGACCGATCTGACCGCGCCTCCCTCGAACGCCTCGCGCGCCCAACGGTTGACCGCCGACGAACGCGCCTGCGGTGCGGCGCGCGCCGCGCGGGCGGAGGCCATGCGCGTGGCCCGATTGGAGGATTTCGCGCGGCTTTCGAGCACCGGCGACGCCCGTATGGACGGGCTTCTGTCCGAGGCCGGCGGCAACTGGCCGACGGTAAGCGCCTTCCTGATCGCCGACGATGACGCCGACCGTCTCGAACTGGTGCGGGCCTTGCGAGCCAAGGATCTGGCCGATGTGACCGGCATGCAGTTGCGTGACGCCTACGAATGCGCCAAGGTCGTGAGATCCGGCACGTTCTCGCGTTGGCTGGCCGACATGGATGACGACGAGGCGCGCGAAATCTGGCGCGAATACGTGCTCAACGCCCGGGTGGACGACGAGGAGCTGACCGAACACCGACTCATGCTGCACAACCGCCTCACGGCCGACGAGCGGAAGCGCCTGCGGACCGACCCGCAATCGTTGTACCGGATGTTGGCCGATTTGGACGAGTCGATGGCCGGCCCCGGCACGGCACCGCCCGATCCGGACGCGGCCGCGTCAGCGCATAACGCGCTTGAGCCCGCGCTGCCGTTGGATATCCGGGACACGCCTTTGCGTCGCGCCATCGCCTTCGTACGCGCGTGCCGCGCGCTGGGAGTGCCCGCCAGACTCGACCCCCAGAACCGACTGCCGCAATGCTTCGACGGGTCGGATTGGCGAACCGTTCCGCACACCCCGCCCAACCGCAAGGATGGAGCCATGTCGCAGGCAATCCCATCACCAACGGCCGCCCCGCCTGCGGTCCTGCGGCTGCGCGCCGGCGAGCGTACCTCGCCCCGCTACGCCGCGGATTGGACTCTGGGCAGGCTGTGCCAGACCGACCATGGATTGGATTACACATCGCTGGACCTCACCGACCATCCGTGGCATGACGGATGCATGACGGTGACGTTGGACGCCGGACGGTATCGCCTCATCACCACCACCCGTCTGCCCAACGGCAACCAGCTGGCCGCTGAGCGCGTGTTCGACGTCGTCGAAGGCGACGAGGCGGATATCGAACTGCTGTGGCGCGAGCCGCGCGAGGACGAGCTGGTGAACCGCATCGAACTGGAGGAGGTCGCGCTCACCGCGGACGATGGCGCGAAACGCACCCTGCGCGGTCTTATGGACGAGCATGGGCGGGCCGGATCGCCGGCGGTGCTGTGCGTGCTCGACGCGAACGGCTCCGAACCCAGCATCCATGTGCTCGACGAGCTGCGCGCGTATCAGGAGCGCGTCGGGCAGGCGGGCGAGGAGCACGGCCCCACGCTGATCGTCGCGACCTGTCCGGAAGACACTCCGCCGGCGAAGGCGATCGTCGACCAGCTGGACCGTCTCCTCTTGCCGGTCACGCGCTACGGCTGCGAGGCGGCGATCGCCGAACGGCTGGCGCGCATCACCTTCGTCGATCCGGAGAAGCTGCCGCTGCTGGTCGTGGCGCATGGCGAGCATGCGAAAACGGTCGCCACCTACGCGTGCAGCGGATACAGCGTGGGATCCGTGGAGCTGGCCGTCCGCTTGGCCTCTCGGTAA
- a CDS encoding prephenate dehydratase yields MTGITLTYLGPEGTFTHQAAMTAADMLAPLCEGTRPELIAAPDVPSIMRAVESGESWGVIAWENNVEGYVVPNLDALIDSRDIAGFARVGVDITFDAFVRDRSDRPSDESPSRHSERSRGIPPSEPLDAAALRALRGATVSAHSHGLAQCKRFIAEYGLVPEPASSNAAACRDLEPGQMAFGPSICGPLYGLRTVAKGVQDYQGAHTEFLVLAPRVTVMELLAHAREDEVAEYETIITFIPLSTGPGVLADLLDVLRDAGLNMTSFISRPIKGHDGTYSFIVTIDAAPWQQRFQSVLTEVAEHGDWVKTLAVYPRRERPNPPVDDWMLPQGGVHLDDARLPEGFDHDDAVRRELLW; encoded by the coding sequence ATGACTGGAATAACGCTGACCTATTTGGGTCCGGAAGGCACCTTCACGCATCAGGCCGCCATGACGGCGGCCGACATGCTCGCGCCGCTCTGTGAGGGAACGCGCCCCGAACTGATTGCCGCGCCCGATGTGCCGTCGATTATGCGGGCCGTGGAATCGGGGGAGTCCTGGGGTGTGATCGCGTGGGAGAACAACGTCGAAGGCTATGTGGTGCCGAATCTCGACGCTCTGATCGACTCGCGCGACATCGCCGGCTTCGCCCGCGTCGGCGTCGACATCACTTTCGACGCCTTCGTGCGTGACCGTTCCGACCGTCCCTCCGACGAGTCCCCCTCCCGTCATTCCGAGCGCAGTCGAGGAATCCCACCCTCCGAACCACTCGACGCCGCCGCTCTCCGCGCCCTGCGCGGCGCCACCGTCAGCGCGCACTCGCACGGCCTCGCCCAATGCAAGCGCTTCATCGCCGAATACGGTCTGGTCCCCGAGCCGGCCAGCTCCAACGCCGCCGCCTGCCGCGACCTCGAACCCGGACAGATGGCGTTCGGCCCAAGCATCTGCGGCCCGCTGTACGGTCTGCGCACCGTCGCCAAGGGCGTGCAGGACTACCAGGGCGCCCACACCGAGTTCCTGGTGCTCGCCCCCCGCGTGACGGTGATGGAGCTGCTCGCCCACGCGCGCGAGGACGAGGTGGCCGAATATGAGACCATCATCACCTTCATTCCCCTAAGCACCGGACCCGGCGTGCTGGCCGACCTGCTCGACGTGCTGCGCGACGCCGGCCTGAACATGACCAGCTTCATCTCCCGCCCGATCAAAGGCCATGACGGCACCTACAGCTTCATCGTCACCATCGACGCCGCGCCATGGCAGCAGCGTTTCCAGAGCGTGCTCACCGAAGTGGCCGAGCATGGCGACTGGGTGAAAACCCTCGCCGTGTATCCGCGCCGGGAGCGGCCGAACCCGCCGGTCGACGATTGGATGCTGCCCCAAGGCGGCGTGCATCTCGACGACGCGCGTCTGCCCGAAGGATTCGACCATGACGACGCGGTGAGAAGGGAGTTGCTGTGGTAG
- a CDS encoding alcohol dehydrogenase, with translation MTQSDIASENALLPWSHRQNAAVRIAVTLLAGAGSALIGTLAHRMGASSNIPYGLALAFAVMGLSAWCARARLDVSGLALHLIASSATAWGVALSTTSSNALIVIRFSAELPFFSEHAGNIWLYGLIAIQVAMALMPDRWFVVPPRTVIDRDAEHRDDAQPANDDQ, from the coding sequence ATGACTCAATCCGACATCGCCTCCGAGAACGCCCTGCTGCCATGGAGCCACCGCCAGAACGCCGCGGTGCGCATCGCCGTCACCCTGCTTGCGGGCGCGGGTTCGGCTCTGATCGGCACCTTGGCCCACCGCATGGGCGCGTCGTCCAATATTCCCTACGGTCTTGCGCTGGCGTTCGCGGTCATGGGACTGTCGGCATGGTGCGCGCGGGCCCGGCTCGACGTCAGCGGGCTGGCGCTGCATCTGATTGCCTCGTCGGCCACCGCGTGGGGTGTGGCGCTGAGCACCACCAGCTCCAACGCGCTGATCGTGATCAGATTCAGTGCCGAACTGCCGTTCTTCAGCGAACACGCGGGAAACATCTGGCTGTACGGTCTGATCGCGATTCAGGTGGCGATGGCGCTGATGCCCGACCGGTGGTTCGTGGTCCCTCCCAGAACCGTCATCGACCGGGACGCGGAACACCGTGACGATGCTCAGCCGGCCAACGACGATCAATAG